One genomic region from Hoeflea algicola encodes:
- a CDS encoding PRC-barrel domain-containing protein yields MTSITKENVSLIGSDKVAGTEVYDRTGEHIGSIEKVMIGKLDGKVSYAVLSFGGFFGIGDDHYPLPWEKLRYDEKLGGYRADITKEQVEGAPKYNRDSDYDWSQSTQERLYAHYGQPPYWM; encoded by the coding sequence ATGACGAGCATCACCAAGGAAAATGTCTCCCTGATCGGCAGCGACAAGGTTGCCGGAACCGAAGTTTATGATCGCACCGGAGAGCATATTGGCTCGATCGAGAAAGTCATGATTGGAAAGCTCGACGGCAAAGTGTCCTATGCCGTACTCAGCTTCGGTGGCTTCTTTGGCATCGGCGACGATCATTACCCACTGCCGTGGGAGAAGCTGCGCTATGACGAGAAGCTTGGCGGATATCGCGCAGATATCACCAAGGAACAGGTCGAAGGCGCGCCGAAGTATAACCGCGATTCCGACTATGACTGGTCACAGTCCACCCAGGAACGGCTCTACGCCCATTACGGTCAGCCGCCTTACTGGATGTAA
- the ald gene encoding alanine dehydrogenase, which translates to MRVGCPKEIKNHEYRVGLTPGAVREYVVHGHEVIVETMAGIGIGADDAAYQAAGAQVVDCAEDVFARADMIVKVKEPQPTEWAQLRDGQLLYTYLHLAPDPQQTKGILASGCTAVAYETVTDDRGGLPLLAPMSEVAGRLAIQAGATSLQKANGGRGILLGGVPGVLPAKITVIGGGVVGLNSAKMAVGLGADVTILDRSLPRLRQLDDMFNGRVHTRYSTIDALEEEVFSADMVVGAVLIPGAAAPKLVTREMLSGMKKGSVIVDVAIDQGGCFETSHATTHADPTFEVDGVIHYCVANMPGAVPITSTHALNNATLQYGLMLADKGLKAIAEDRHLRAGLNVHKGRITSRPVADALGYEMADPDQVLKVA; encoded by the coding sequence ATGCGTGTAGGTTGCCCCAAGGAAATCAAGAACCATGAATATCGTGTCGGCCTCACGCCTGGCGCCGTGCGTGAATACGTGGTCCATGGCCATGAGGTCATTGTCGAGACCATGGCTGGCATCGGCATCGGTGCGGACGACGCTGCCTACCAGGCTGCAGGCGCCCAGGTGGTTGACTGCGCCGAAGATGTGTTCGCGCGCGCCGATATGATCGTCAAGGTCAAGGAGCCGCAGCCTACGGAATGGGCGCAACTGCGCGACGGTCAACTGCTCTACACCTATCTGCACCTGGCGCCAGATCCCCAGCAGACCAAGGGGATTCTGGCCTCGGGCTGTACGGCCGTGGCCTATGAGACCGTAACCGATGACCGTGGCGGCCTGCCACTGTTGGCGCCAATGTCTGAAGTGGCCGGACGGCTGGCAATCCAGGCTGGTGCGACATCGCTACAGAAGGCCAATGGCGGACGCGGTATTCTGCTGGGCGGGGTTCCGGGGGTATTGCCGGCCAAGATCACCGTGATCGGCGGCGGCGTGGTCGGCCTCAACTCGGCCAAGATGGCCGTTGGGCTCGGCGCCGACGTGACCATTCTCGACCGCTCGCTGCCGCGCCTGCGCCAGCTTGACGACATGTTCAATGGTCGAGTGCATACCCGCTATTCGACCATCGATGCGCTTGAGGAGGAAGTGTTCTCGGCTGACATGGTGGTCGGCGCCGTGCTGATCCCGGGTGCAGCCGCCCCGAAACTCGTCACCCGCGAAATGCTGTCGGGCATGAAGAAGGGCTCAGTAATTGTCGATGTCGCCATCGATCAGGGTGGCTGCTTCGAGACTTCGCACGCCACTACCCATGCCGATCCGACCTTCGAGGTTGATGGCGTGATCCATTACTGCGTCGCCAACATGCCGGGCGCGGTGCCGATCACCTCGACGCACGCTCTCAACAATGCGACGTTGCAGTACGGATTGATGCTGGCCGACAAGGGGCTGAAGGCGATTGCCGAGGACCGCCACCTGCGCGCCGGGCTGAACGTCCACAAGGGCCGCATCACCAGCCGTCCCGTCGCCGATGCGCTGGGCTACGAAATGGCTGATCCCGATCAGGTGCTCAAGGTTGCCTGA
- a CDS encoding PilZ domain-containing protein, with translation MKGFNGRAIQRDRTRLRTKIDCMGQKTPGWVLDLSQHGICLNLSLDIPVAIGDKITVETEEMGLLVGTIRWIRGPRIGAELVLTSNNRAKVESYYRMFRDNHQPA, from the coding sequence ATGAAGGGATTTAATGGTCGCGCGATCCAGCGGGACAGGACGCGTCTTCGAACCAAAATTGACTGCATGGGCCAAAAAACCCCTGGCTGGGTGCTTGATCTGTCGCAACATGGCATCTGTCTGAACCTGTCGCTCGACATCCCGGTGGCGATTGGTGACAAGATCACCGTGGAGACGGAAGAGATGGGGCTTCTGGTCGGAACCATTCGATGGATCCGGGGACCGCGGATAGGCGCTGAACTGGTGCTCACGTCCAACAATCGGGCCAAGGTCGAGAGCTACTACCGGATGTTCCGGGACAACCATCAGCCCGCATAG
- a CDS encoding DUF3008 family protein codes for MSEKELDEMASTSRKHLAEHATED; via the coding sequence ATGAGCGAGAAAGAACTCGACGAGATGGCCTCAACTTCGCGAAAGCATCTGGCTGAGCACGCGACCGAAGACTAG
- a CDS encoding bifunctional 2',3'-cyclic-nucleotide 2'-phosphodiesterase/3'-nucleotidase, whose amino-acid sequence MKDQRILDMLHPISRRSLLSGIAATSALVMVHPFTARAAANQAHLRIMETTDLHVHVFPYDYYGDKPNDTMGLARTASIIDQMRAEARNSILIDNGDFLQGNPMGDYVAYERGMKDGDLHPIIAAMNVLGYDCGTLGNHEFNYGLDYMFKVMAGANFPMVCANVTKGVLAANPLDDDLFLKPYIILDRTITDGTGAEHPIRIGLIGFVPPQIMTWDARHLTGKAATRDIVKTAEAWVPQMREEGADLVIALSHSGMGQQVWAENLENAAIPLAAVDGIDAIVTGHSHLDFPGPKFADMAGVDNAKGAISGKPGVMGGFWGSHLGLIDLMLERDGTSWKVTGHSSEARPIYERVDRKVVALVPDKSEVLAAAQADHDATLAYVRTAVGKTSAPLHSYFALVADDPSVQIVSQAQTWYITDMLSQTEWKDLPVLSAAAPFKAGGRGGADYYTDVPAGDIAIKNVADLYLYPNTVQAVVINGAQVKDWLEMSAGIFNQIEAGTQDAELINGDFPSYNFDVIDGVTYQVDLTQPPKYSSKGDLLNPDANRIQNLSYNGQAIDLEQKFVVATNNYRGGGGGNFPEIGPDKVVFQAPDTNRDVIVRFIVEQGTINPSADGNWRFAPVKDTTVLFSTGPRGKEFVNDIKGVSIEPAGEGTDGFALYRIKL is encoded by the coding sequence ATGAAAGACCAACGTATTCTCGACATGCTGCACCCGATATCTCGGCGCTCGCTGCTCAGCGGCATTGCCGCCACCAGCGCACTTGTCATGGTTCACCCGTTCACCGCGCGGGCGGCTGCCAACCAGGCTCATTTGCGCATCATGGAAACCACCGACCTGCATGTTCACGTATTCCCCTATGATTATTATGGCGACAAGCCCAACGACACGATGGGGCTGGCCCGCACGGCGTCAATCATTGATCAGATGCGTGCCGAAGCGCGCAATTCGATCCTGATCGACAATGGCGATTTTCTGCAGGGTAACCCGATGGGCGATTATGTTGCCTACGAACGCGGTATGAAGGATGGTGACCTGCACCCGATCATCGCCGCCATGAATGTGCTGGGCTATGATTGCGGCACGCTGGGCAACCACGAGTTCAATTATGGCCTTGACTACATGTTCAAGGTCATGGCTGGCGCCAATTTCCCGATGGTCTGCGCCAACGTCACCAAGGGGGTGCTTGCCGCCAATCCGCTCGACGATGACCTGTTCCTAAAACCCTACATCATCCTCGACCGCACCATCACCGATGGCACCGGCGCCGAGCATCCGATCAGGATCGGCTTGATCGGCTTCGTGCCGCCGCAGATCATGACCTGGGATGCGCGTCACCTGACCGGCAAGGCTGCCACGCGCGATATCGTCAAGACCGCGGAAGCCTGGGTGCCGCAAATGCGCGAAGAAGGTGCCGACCTGGTCATCGCCCTGTCGCATTCGGGCATGGGCCAGCAGGTCTGGGCCGAAAACCTCGAAAATGCCGCCATTCCGCTGGCTGCCGTTGACGGCATCGACGCCATTGTCACCGGCCACAGCCATCTCGATTTCCCCGGCCCGAAATTTGCCGACATGGCTGGTGTCGACAATGCCAAGGGCGCCATCTCCGGCAAGCCCGGTGTCATGGGCGGGTTCTGGGGCTCGCATCTGGGCCTGATCGACCTGATGCTGGAACGCGACGGGACTTCCTGGAAGGTGACGGGCCACAGTTCCGAAGCCCGGCCGATCTATGAACGGGTGGACCGAAAGGTCGTAGCGCTAGTGCCCGACAAATCCGAAGTTCTTGCCGCTGCCCAGGCCGACCATGATGCGACGCTCGCCTATGTGCGCACCGCGGTGGGCAAGACATCGGCGCCGCTGCATTCCTATTTCGCACTGGTCGCCGATGACCCGTCGGTGCAGATCGTCAGCCAGGCGCAGACCTGGTACATCACCGACATGCTGTCGCAGACCGAATGGAAGGATCTGCCTGTGCTTTCGGCTGCCGCACCCTTCAAGGCAGGCGGACGCGGTGGCGCTGACTACTACACCGACGTTCCCGCCGGTGATATTGCGATCAAAAATGTGGCCGACCTCTATCTCTACCCCAACACGGTGCAGGCCGTGGTCATCAACGGCGCACAGGTCAAAGACTGGCTTGAAATGTCAGCAGGCATCTTCAACCAGATCGAGGCAGGGACGCAGGACGCCGAACTAATTAATGGCGATTTCCCGTCCTACAATTTCGATGTCATCGACGGCGTCACCTATCAGGTCGATCTCACCCAGCCACCCAAATATTCCTCCAAGGGCGACCTGCTCAACCCCGACGCCAACCGGATTCAAAATCTTAGCTACAATGGACAGGCCATTGACCTGGAACAGAAATTCGTGGTCGCCACCAACAACTACCGCGGTGGCGGTGGTGGCAATTTCCCCGAAATCGGTCCCGACAAGGTGGTCTTCCAGGCTCCCGACACCAACCGCGATGTGATTGTGCGCTTTATTGTCGAGCAAGGCACGATCAACCCGTCGGCGGACGGCAACTGGCGCTTTGCGCCGGTCAAGGACACCACCGTGCTGTTTTCCACCGGGCCCAGGGGCAAGGAGTTCGTCAACGACATCAAGGGGGTGTCAATCGAACCGGCAGGCGAAGGCACCGACGGCTTCGCGCTTTACCGCATCAAGCTTTAA
- a CDS encoding alanyl-tRNA editing protein — protein sequence MTPMKPLFLEDAYLSTAEAEVAGIREDGGIVLDQTCFYATSGGQPGDTGFLERESGDKIVIAGTVTGETKAEIIHIPAPDQAVPEIGEKLVMHIDWDRRYKLMQMHTACHLLSVICPYPITGASVSETDSRVDFDMSDTIDKAEVTTRLMELVNANHPIFIRWIAEADLDANPTLIKSKNVRPPRGQGQIRLVCIGEDSSIDSQPCGGTHVGETAEVGEIHIGKIEKKGKENRRFRILFRPGACLTGSPQRCSSVPVDRSFYTFLTPGA from the coding sequence ATGACCCCCATGAAACCGCTTTTTCTTGAAGACGCCTATCTGTCCACAGCCGAAGCGGAGGTGGCCGGCATCCGCGAGGATGGCGGCATTGTGCTTGACCAGACCTGCTTTTACGCAACGTCAGGTGGTCAACCCGGAGACACCGGTTTTCTCGAGCGTGAAAGCGGCGACAAGATTGTCATCGCCGGTACCGTCACCGGCGAGACCAAGGCCGAGATCATCCATATCCCTGCGCCCGACCAGGCGGTGCCCGAGATCGGCGAGAAACTGGTGATGCATATCGACTGGGATCGGCGCTACAAGCTGATGCAGATGCACACGGCCTGCCACCTGCTCTCGGTCATCTGCCCCTACCCGATCACCGGTGCTTCCGTCAGCGAGACCGACAGCCGCGTCGATTTCGACATGTCCGACACCATCGACAAGGCCGAGGTCACCACCAGATTGATGGAACTGGTCAACGCCAACCACCCGATCTTCATCCGCTGGATCGCCGAAGCTGATCTTGATGCCAACCCGACACTGATCAAGTCCAAGAACGTCCGGCCGCCGCGTGGCCAGGGCCAGATCCGGTTGGTTTGTATCGGCGAGGATTCCAGCATCGACAGCCAGCCCTGTGGCGGCACCCATGTTGGCGAAACCGCCGAAGTGGGCGAAATCCACATCGGCAAGATCGAGAAAAAGGGCAAGGAAAACCGGCGCTTCCGGATTCTGTTTCGGCCCGGCGCCTGCTTGACCGGTAGTCCGCAGCGCTGCAGTTCGGTGCCGGTAGATCGCTCCTTTTACACGTTCTTAACACCCGGAGCATAA
- a CDS encoding HlyU family transcriptional regulator gives MAGILDSIRNMFGSSSAPATPEAANEPEIYKDFRIYAEPMAEGGQWRLAGRIVMGEGEAEREYKFVRADVFSSRDDVLPITIRKARQIIDEQGAALFP, from the coding sequence ATGGCCGGAATTCTTGACAGCATCCGCAACATGTTTGGCAGCAGTTCTGCGCCGGCCACACCGGAGGCCGCCAACGAGCCCGAGATCTACAAGGATTTCCGGATCTATGCCGAACCGATGGCCGAGGGCGGCCAATGGCGCCTTGCCGGCCGCATCGTCATGGGTGAGGGAGAGGCGGAACGGGAATACAAATTCGTGCGCGCCGATGTTTTTTCCAGCCGCGATGATGTGCTGCCGATCACGATCCGCAAGGCACGCCAAATCATCGACGAGCAGGGTGCGGCGTTGTTTCCGTAA
- a CDS encoding GNAT family N-acetyltransferase, producing the protein MFLISTVELVYFGLMDHVRRRGLGEWMLGQALLTAWSSTPARVIVSTNTLDHPAALPLYQKMGFEPVSQNQAIVRPLSDDEILTLVKAEI; encoded by the coding sequence ATGTTTTTGATCTCGACCGTGGAACTGGTCTATTTCGGGTTGATGGACCACGTCCGCCGGCGCGGACTGGGCGAGTGGATGTTGGGACAGGCCCTATTAACCGCCTGGTCGTCCACCCCTGCACGGGTGATCGTGTCGACCAACACGCTCGATCATCCCGCCGCCTTGCCGCTTTATCAGAAGATGGGATTCGAGCCCGTGAGCCAGAACCAGGCGATTGTTCGCCCGCTCTCCGATGATGAAATCCTGACGCTCGTAAAAGCCGAAATATAA
- a CDS encoding Lrp/AsnC family transcriptional regulator, which yields MSDLDTIDIAILSTLQTEGRISNAALAERVGLSASACSRRLDILERTGVINGYHARVSHKALDYRMIAIVHISLSGQFAKTLAEFESAVKRCPNVLVCYLMSGEYDYVLRIAARDLEDYERIHRDWLSALPHVVKINSSFALREVIDRPNVGLS from the coding sequence ATGAGTGACCTAGACACCATTGATATCGCTATCTTGAGTACACTTCAAACAGAGGGTCGTATCTCCAATGCGGCGCTCGCCGAACGTGTCGGCCTGTCGGCATCCGCCTGTTCACGGCGACTCGACATTCTCGAAAGAACTGGTGTCATTAACGGCTACCATGCCCGCGTGTCGCACAAGGCACTTGATTACCGGATGATCGCCATCGTCCATATTTCACTGTCGGGGCAATTCGCCAAGACTCTGGCCGAGTTTGAATCGGCGGTGAAGCGCTGTCCCAATGTTCTGGTCTGCTACCTGATGAGCGGCGAATATGATTATGTGCTTCGGATCGCGGCGCGAGATCTTGAAGATTATGAACGGATCCACCGCGACTGGCTTTCAGCCCTGCCCCACGTCGTCAAGATCAATTCCAGCTTTGCCCTGCGCGAGGTCATCGATCGCCCGAATGTCGGCCTCAGTTGA
- a CDS encoding PilZ domain-containing protein — MKGFVGRAARRDKTRMRATIDYKGRETPGAVLDLSKRGACLYLSTDIPVAFGSTITFNTHEMGHLTGVVRWARQSRVGIELDTSSNTEAKVESYFKRNRNGDTD; from the coding sequence ATGAAGGGTTTTGTTGGTCGCGCGGCGCGCCGCGATAAAACACGAATGCGCGCGACAATCGACTACAAGGGGCGCGAAACCCCTGGCGCAGTACTTGATCTGTCCAAGCGCGGAGCCTGCCTCTATCTCTCCACCGACATCCCGGTCGCGTTTGGAAGCACGATCACTTTCAACACACATGAAATGGGCCATCTGACAGGTGTGGTGCGCTGGGCCCGCCAGTCCCGCGTAGGTATAGAACTGGACACATCATCCAACACCGAAGCCAAGGTGGAGAGCTACTTCAAGCGGAACAGGAACGGCGATACGGACTGA
- the sseA gene encoding 3-mercaptopyruvate sulfurtransferase, whose protein sequence is MTAAADTSPLVVSFDWLEQRLGSPGLKIVDASWYLPAQNRDPRAEFAASCIPGAVFFDQDAVVKPGSSLPHTLPSTDDFARAAASLGLSQTDIIVVYDGPGMFSAPRVWWMLRIFGADNVYVLDGGFDAWKTEERPVDTGAPASPEPGQFVATFNAQAVAGFDAMRTIIDNQSVQIADARGPGRFTGVEAEPRAGMRSGHMPGARNVPFTILSNGGKLKPLSELREILESTGLDLDQPVVTTCGSGVTAAVITLALQSVGHRDNMLYDGSWSEWGGRDDTAIVTGDA, encoded by the coding sequence ATGACTGCTGCCGCCGACACCAGCCCCTTAGTCGTTTCCTTCGATTGGCTTGAACAGCGCCTCGGCTCGCCCGGGCTCAAGATTGTCGACGCCTCCTGGTACCTGCCGGCACAAAACCGCGATCCCCGGGCCGAATTTGCAGCCAGCTGCATTCCGGGCGCGGTATTTTTCGATCAGGACGCGGTCGTCAAACCGGGTTCCAGCCTGCCGCACACCTTGCCCAGCACCGATGATTTCGCCCGCGCCGCAGCTTCGCTGGGGCTGTCACAGACCGATATCATCGTCGTCTATGACGGTCCGGGCATGTTCTCGGCGCCGCGGGTCTGGTGGATGCTGCGCATCTTCGGCGCTGACAATGTTTATGTGCTTGATGGCGGTTTCGATGCCTGGAAGACGGAAGAGCGACCAGTCGACACTGGCGCGCCTGCCTCGCCAGAGCCGGGCCAGTTTGTTGCGACATTCAACGCGCAGGCAGTTGCGGGTTTTGACGCCATGCGTACGATCATCGACAACCAGTCGGTGCAGATCGCCGATGCCCGCGGTCCCGGCCGGTTCACCGGTGTGGAAGCCGAACCCCGCGCGGGCATGCGATCCGGTCACATGCCGGGCGCTCGCAATGTCCCGTTCACGATCCTGTCCAATGGTGGAAAGCTGAAGCCGCTCAGCGAGTTGCGCGAAATTCTTGAATCTACAGGTCTCGACCTAGACCAGCCGGTCGTCACCACCTGCGGATCGGGCGTTACCGCCGCCGTCATCACCCTGGCGCTGCAATCGGTCGGCCACCGCGACAACATGCTCTATGACGGATCCTGGTCCGAATGGGGCGGCCGCGACGACACCGCCATTGTCACGGGAGACGCGTGA